In one window of Bradyrhizobium sp. AZCC 1721 DNA:
- the pbpC gene encoding penicillin-binding protein 1C: MSDAVSPQSQSSCPGKPGHGGGIEPRRFFRIAVTLAFVLVVITTAFAGWVYALGPLPLEEARKVSTTIVDRNGKLLRAYAMADGRWRLPVEAKTAVDPGYLKVLLAYEDRRFWSHGGVDPLALGRAALQLASRGHIVSGGSTITMQLARLMEPRRERSVYAKLRQMVRAVQLERQLSKDEILDLYLALAPFGGNLEGIRVASIAYFGKEPKRLSLAEAALLVALPQSPERRRLDRHPEAAHAARDRVLARMVEDGVVSQEDAAQAKAVAVPRLRKPMPILAPHSSDSAMATVKGTPLIKLTLDSGLQKTLEALARDRAVAQGPNISVAIIAVDNETGDVLARVGSADYFDERRAGQVDMTRAVRSPGSTLKPFIYGLAFEDGFVHPESLIDDRPIRFGSYAPENFDMTFQGTVPVRKALQLSLNVPAIALLDRVGSSRLSSRLKQAGGNLVLPKDEAPGLAMGLGGVGVTLQDLAQLYAGLARLGAARPLREIVLTKDEREPLRLMDHAAAWQVGNVLLGTPPPENGVHNKIAFKTGTSYGYRDAWSVGFDGRITIGVWVGRPDGAPVPGLVGRTAAAPILFDAFARTGKIPAALPKPPKGALIASNAKLPLPLRRFRPVGELIRTGSDSAPRIQFPLNGSRIDVDRSSDGQAAAMPVKVAGGVLPLTIMMNGTSVGEIDSRRQRLVDPPGPGFARLTVIDATGAADTVVIRVQ, from the coding sequence ATGAGCGACGCGGTGTCACCACAATCTCAATCGTCATGCCCGGGCAAGCCCGGCCATGGCGGTGGTATTGAGCCTCGCCGCTTTTTCCGGATCGCCGTAACGCTGGCCTTTGTCCTCGTCGTCATCACGACCGCCTTCGCGGGTTGGGTCTACGCGCTGGGCCCATTGCCGCTGGAAGAGGCGCGCAAAGTCTCCACCACCATCGTCGATCGCAACGGCAAGCTGCTGCGCGCCTATGCGATGGCCGACGGACGGTGGCGATTGCCGGTGGAGGCAAAGACCGCGGTCGATCCCGGGTATCTCAAGGTGCTACTTGCTTACGAGGACCGCCGGTTCTGGTCGCATGGCGGCGTCGATCCGCTGGCGCTGGGACGGGCGGCGCTGCAACTGGCGAGCCGCGGCCACATCGTCTCCGGCGGCTCGACGATTACGATGCAACTGGCGCGGCTGATGGAGCCGCGGCGCGAGCGCTCGGTCTACGCAAAGCTGCGCCAGATGGTGCGCGCGGTCCAGCTCGAGCGGCAACTGAGCAAGGACGAAATCCTCGATCTCTATCTGGCGCTGGCGCCGTTCGGCGGCAATCTCGAAGGCATCCGCGTCGCATCCATTGCCTATTTCGGCAAGGAGCCGAAGCGGCTTTCGCTCGCTGAAGCCGCATTGCTGGTCGCGCTGCCGCAATCGCCGGAACGCCGCCGGCTCGACCGTCATCCGGAAGCCGCCCACGCCGCACGGGACCGCGTGCTGGCACGGATGGTCGAGGATGGCGTGGTGTCGCAAGAGGACGCGGCGCAGGCCAAGGCGGTGGCGGTGCCGCGGCTGCGCAAGCCGATGCCGATCCTGGCGCCGCATTCCTCCGATTCCGCGATGGCGACGGTGAAAGGTACGCCGCTGATCAAGCTCACGCTGGATTCCGGCTTGCAGAAGACGCTGGAAGCCTTGGCGCGCGACCGTGCCGTGGCGCAGGGACCGAATATTTCAGTCGCCATCATCGCGGTCGACAACGAAACGGGCGACGTGCTGGCGCGCGTGGGCTCGGCGGATTATTTCGACGAGCGCCGCGCCGGGCAGGTCGACATGACCCGCGCCGTGCGCTCGCCTGGATCGACGCTAAAACCGTTCATCTACGGGCTCGCGTTCGAGGATGGCTTTGTGCACCCCGAAAGCCTGATCGATGACCGCCCGATCCGCTTCGGCTCCTATGCGCCGGAAAATTTCGACATGACGTTCCAGGGCACCGTGCCGGTGCGTAAGGCGTTGCAACTCTCGCTGAACGTGCCGGCGATCGCGCTGCTCGACCGTGTCGGCTCCAGCCGGCTGTCGTCGCGGCTGAAGCAGGCCGGCGGCAATCTCGTGCTGCCGAAGGACGAAGCGCCGGGTCTGGCGATGGGCCTTGGCGGCGTCGGCGTTACTTTGCAGGACCTGGCGCAGCTCTATGCCGGGCTGGCGCGGCTGGGTGCGGCGCGGCCGTTGCGCGAGATCGTGCTCACCAAGGACGAGCGTGAGCCGCTCCGGCTAATGGACCACGCCGCCGCCTGGCAGGTCGGTAACGTATTGCTTGGCACGCCGCCGCCGGAAAACGGCGTGCACAACAAAATTGCGTTCAAGACCGGCACCAGCTACGGCTATCGCGACGCGTGGTCGGTCGGTTTCGATGGCCGCATCACGATCGGCGTGTGGGTCGGGCGTCCCGACGGCGCGCCGGTGCCGGGCCTGGTCGGCCGCACCGCCGCCGCGCCGATCCTGTTCGACGCCTTTGCGCGCACCGGGAAAATCCCTGCGGCGCTGCCGAAGCCGCCGAAAGGTGCGCTGATCGCCAGCAACGCCAAACTGCCATTGCCGCTGCGGCGGTTCCGTCCGGTCGGCGAACTGATCCGGACCGGCAGCGATTCTGCGCCGCGCATCCAGTTTCCCCTGAACGGGTCGCGCATCGACGTCGACCGTTCAAGCGACGGGCAGGCCGCCGCGATGCCGGTCAAGGTTGCCGGCGGCGTGCTGCCGCTGACCATCATGATGAACGGCACTTCAGTCGGCGAGATCGACAGCCGTCGCCAGCGCCTGGTCGATCCGCCCGGACCGGGCTTTGCCCGGCTGACCGTGATCGATGCGACCGGCGCGGCCGATACCGTGGTCATCCGGGTACAGTAA
- a CDS encoding ArnT family glycosyltransferase has product MVETLHPPRFGAGQQPVKPAHSGRRLAVVFDYATANHFRAIVFLVLCGIVLFLPGFFNIPAIDRDEARFAQATKQMVESGDFVDIRFQDDVRYKKPVGIYWLQAAVVETASSLGLPRAQLRIWLYRIPSLIGAIGAVLLTYWAALAFVTRRGAALAALMMCSSVLLGAEARLAKTDAMLLLTVVAAMGAMARVYLSWQRGEDPARPPWAPPAIFWTALAGGILLKGPLILMFVGLTILALAILDRSAAWLWRLRPVWGLMWTLVLVLPWFVAIFWRAGEAFFSNSLGGDMLSKLGAQESHGAPPGLYLLLFWVTFWPGAALAGMAAPAVWRARREPGAQYLLAWLVPSWIVFELVLTKLPHYVLPLYPAIAILTAGALERRVLSRSWLMRGAAWWFVIPAGASVIAVIGAIKLTHYPAFPAWPFLAAAMIFGLIAWWMFEDSRAERSLLNAVVAAMFLAVGIYGIVMPSLTAMFPSAEIARALRNVVCVGPKAAAAGFHEPSLVFMTGTGTLLTDGSGAADFLGQGSCRFALVESRTERAFVQRAEAIGLRYNVAKRIEGYNISQGKAISIAIFRSEGTE; this is encoded by the coding sequence ATGGTGGAAACCTTGCACCCCCCACGCTTTGGAGCGGGCCAACAGCCTGTAAAACCTGCGCATTCCGGCCGCAGGTTGGCCGTTGTGTTCGACTATGCCACCGCGAACCATTTTCGCGCGATCGTGTTTCTGGTGCTCTGCGGTATCGTGCTTTTCCTGCCCGGATTCTTCAACATTCCGGCAATCGACCGCGACGAGGCGCGCTTTGCGCAGGCGACCAAGCAGATGGTCGAAAGCGGCGATTTCGTCGACATCCGCTTCCAGGACGACGTCCGCTACAAGAAGCCGGTCGGAATCTACTGGCTGCAGGCCGCCGTGGTCGAAACCGCCTCGTCGCTCGGTCTGCCGCGCGCGCAGTTGCGCATCTGGCTTTACCGGATTCCCTCCCTGATCGGGGCCATCGGCGCGGTTCTCCTGACCTACTGGGCGGCGCTCGCCTTTGTCACGCGGCGCGGGGCCGCGCTGGCAGCACTGATGATGTGCAGTTCCGTCCTGCTCGGCGCCGAAGCGAGGCTAGCCAAAACCGATGCGATGCTGCTCTTGACCGTTGTCGCCGCAATGGGGGCAATGGCGCGGGTGTATCTGTCCTGGCAGCGTGGCGAGGATCCGGCGCGTCCGCCCTGGGCCCCGCCGGCGATCTTCTGGACGGCGCTGGCCGGCGGCATCCTGCTCAAGGGACCGCTGATCCTGATGTTCGTCGGGCTGACCATCCTGGCGCTCGCGATCCTCGACCGCTCGGCGGCATGGCTTTGGCGGCTGCGCCCGGTCTGGGGCCTGATGTGGACGCTGGTGCTGGTGCTGCCCTGGTTCGTTGCGATCTTCTGGCGCGCGGGCGAGGCATTCTTCTCCAATTCGCTCGGCGGCGACATGCTGAGCAAGCTCGGCGCGCAGGAATCCCACGGCGCGCCGCCCGGCCTCTATCTGCTGCTGTTCTGGGTCACGTTCTGGCCGGGTGCGGCGCTGGCGGGAATGGCGGCGCCGGCGGTGTGGCGCGCGCGGCGCGAGCCCGGCGCGCAATATCTTCTGGCGTGGCTGGTTCCGTCATGGATCGTGTTCGAACTGGTGCTGACCAAGCTGCCGCATTACGTGCTGCCGCTCTACCCGGCGATTGCGATCCTCACCGCCGGCGCGCTGGAGCGCCGCGTGCTGTCGCGCTCCTGGCTGATGCGCGGTGCAGCCTGGTGGTTTGTCATTCCGGCCGGGGCATCCGTGATCGCCGTCATCGGCGCCATCAAGCTGACGCATTACCCGGCATTTCCGGCCTGGCCCTTCCTGGCGGCGGCGATGATTTTCGGCCTGATCGCGTGGTGGATGTTCGAGGACAGCCGCGCCGAGCGCTCGCTGCTGAATGCCGTGGTCGCGGCGATGTTTCTGGCGGTCGGAATCTACGGCATTGTCATGCCGTCGCTGACTGCCATGTTTCCAAGCGCCGAGATCGCGCGTGCGCTTCGCAACGTGGTCTGCGTCGGGCCAAAGGCGGCCGCCGCGGGCTTCCACGAGCCGAGCCTTGTCTTCATGACCGGTACCGGCACGCTGCTCACCGACGGATCCGGCGCGGCCGATTTCCTCGGGCAGGGCAGTTGCCGGTTCGCGCTGGTTGAATCGCGCACGGAGCGGGCCTTCGTTCAGCGCGCCGAAGCGATCGGGCTGCGCTACAATGTAGCGAAGCGGATCGAGGGCTATAACATTTCGCAGGGCAAGGCGATCTCGATCGCCATCTTCCGCTCGGAAGGCACGGAGTAA
- a CDS encoding phosphatase PAP2 family protein encodes MAASPAVDDSKNYLARFSTLTWLSLAQLVRSPSHSRRAEAARRAARHALWISAGLGAAIVVLMYAIDAWEIAQMPKRGTPSLWWVRILTDFGKDEYVLAGLGGLLIAVAIAAPALHGIRRSLLLGLGTRLQFIFCAVAVSSLVTEVLKYSIGRGRPFVGGEANAFHFSHFAGNPAYFSFPSGHATTAFALAFAVSVIWPKARFAMAVYALIIAATRLVLVAHHPSDVVAGALIGIVGAMFVRYWFAARRLGFAIQRDGSIVSLAGPSSGRLKRVARGSFAP; translated from the coding sequence ATGGCTGCGAGCCCTGCTGTCGACGATTCCAAAAACTATCTTGCGCGTTTCTCCACGCTGACGTGGCTGTCATTGGCGCAGCTCGTGCGGTCGCCGTCGCATTCGCGGCGGGCCGAAGCCGCTCGCCGCGCGGCGCGTCACGCCTTGTGGATTTCGGCCGGTCTCGGCGCAGCGATCGTGGTGCTGATGTATGCGATCGACGCGTGGGAAATCGCCCAGATGCCAAAGCGTGGCACGCCCTCACTGTGGTGGGTCCGCATTCTCACCGATTTCGGCAAGGACGAATATGTGTTGGCGGGGCTGGGAGGATTGCTGATCGCGGTCGCGATCGCCGCACCGGCCTTGCATGGCATCAGGCGCTCATTGCTGCTCGGTCTCGGAACACGGCTGCAGTTCATCTTCTGCGCCGTCGCTGTATCCAGTCTGGTCACCGAGGTGCTGAAATACAGCATCGGCCGCGGCCGGCCATTTGTCGGTGGCGAGGCCAACGCTTTCCACTTCTCGCACTTCGCGGGCAACCCCGCTTATTTCAGCTTTCCTTCCGGCCACGCCACGACCGCCTTTGCGCTCGCGTTCGCCGTGTCGGTCATCTGGCCGAAGGCTCGCTTTGCGATGGCCGTCTATGCCCTGATCATTGCGGCGACCCGTCTGGTGCTGGTCGCCCATCATCCCAGTGACGTGGTTGCCGGGGCCCTGATCGGCATCGTCGGTGCGATGTTCGTACGATACTGGTTTGCGGCCCGCCGGCTCGGATTTGCGATCCAGCGCGACGGCAGCATCGTGTCCCTTGCCGGGCCCTCGTCCGGGCGCCTCAAAAGGGTTGCCCGGGGCTCTTTCGCCCCATAA
- a CDS encoding glycosyltransferase family 2 protein — protein MTPADRDAVAVSIVVPVRNEADNVAPLIAEIVSALGSRWAYEIIYVNDGSTDATAERLAAMMKQYPQLRQLKHAASTGQSAAVRSGVRAARGAIVATLDGDGQNNPAFLPDLIAAVEKGDGRVGLVAGQRVGRKDTGFKKLQSRIANGVRNAILRDGTRDTGCGLKAFPREVFLSMPYFDGLHRFLPALVRREGFDIAYVDVIDRPRHSGVSNYGFFDRLWIGIMDLAGVWWLIRRKKSTPVAIEVR, from the coding sequence TTGACACCTGCCGACAGAGATGCGGTCGCCGTTTCAATCGTTGTGCCGGTCCGCAACGAGGCGGACAACGTCGCGCCGCTGATTGCGGAAATCGTCAGCGCGCTCGGCAGCCGCTGGGCCTACGAGATCATCTATGTCAACGACGGTTCGACGGATGCGACCGCCGAGCGGCTGGCGGCGATGATGAAGCAGTATCCGCAACTTCGGCAACTGAAGCACGCCGCCTCGACCGGGCAATCGGCAGCGGTGCGCAGCGGCGTACGGGCCGCGCGCGGCGCCATCGTGGCGACGCTCGACGGCGACGGGCAAAACAATCCGGCGTTCCTGCCGGACCTGATCGCGGCAGTTGAAAAAGGCGACGGCCGCGTCGGTCTTGTGGCAGGCCAACGCGTCGGGCGCAAGGATACCGGCTTCAAGAAACTGCAGTCGCGGATCGCCAACGGCGTGCGCAATGCCATCCTGCGCGACGGTACCCGCGACACCGGTTGCGGGCTGAAGGCGTTCCCGCGCGAGGTGTTCCTCTCGATGCCCTATTTCGACGGCCTGCATCGGTTCCTGCCGGCGCTGGTACGCCGCGAAGGCTTCGACATCGCTTACGTCGACGTGATCGACCGCCCGCGCCATTCCGGCGTGTCCAATTACGGCTTCTTTGACCGGTTATGGATCGGGATCATGGATCTCGCCGGCGTGTGGTGGCTGATCCGGCGCAAGAAGTCGACTCCCGTTGCGATCGAGGTTCGCTGA
- a CDS encoding lipid-A-disaccharide synthase N-terminal domain-containing protein — protein MLIQYGQALGDYLYDVFVAKFDFWLAFGLIAQLLFTARFLVQWISSERAGQSVVPMAFWFFSMGGGMMTLIYGIAKREPVIIIGQSLATIIYIRNIMLIVKNRATASKTLDR, from the coding sequence ATGCTGATTCAATACGGCCAGGCGCTCGGCGACTATCTCTACGACGTGTTCGTCGCCAAGTTCGATTTCTGGCTGGCGTTCGGGCTGATCGCGCAATTGCTGTTCACCGCGCGGTTCCTGGTGCAGTGGATATCGAGCGAGCGGGCCGGACAGAGCGTGGTGCCGATGGCGTTCTGGTTCTTCTCGATGGGAGGCGGCATGATGACGCTGATCTACGGCATCGCCAAGCGCGAGCCCGTGATCATCATCGGCCAGTCGCTGGCCACGATCATCTATATCAGAAACATCATGCTGATCGTGAAGAACCGTGCCACCGCCTCGAAGACGCTCGATCGCTGA